The Deferribacter desulfuricans SSM1 genome contains a region encoding:
- a CDS encoding GspE/PulE family protein codes for MIAQGSEKTKIDLFLENLINFGQGEVSENLIVQNRLNEKSFTNIISILLEYKVPKFLINKTLAYTYNTLYINDSLLSTDLIDVDLFNNEDLNKQLNALNVLPINKEKLKQLLDFGKIDTNISKDFLHDKINTSKYIIAVSYNVLYNLHILGKIKTILKSNDIFFVLVNGDLIPRFYTEQSDSNKLVDNFLNIRDILNKLLNAAIYEYNASDIHFEPSKDRVSIRFRVDGSLVKYTEWTISTYSQIARILFLEAQLSYDKDTEIQDAKIMYTEDTTGKTHDIRFSSVPTPYGPTIVLRLYSSNGTDVLNLKDLGFLQYELDKIVKLINNPYGIIFVTGATGSGKSTTLYSILTDLGRDISKKILSIEDPIEVDIPTIQQVEYDPHFKVTFATAIKAFLRQDPDIIMVGEIRDLDTAKEAVTAAITGHLVFSTLHTNTAIDAIMRLRSLGLENWQISSSLLGVIGQRLVKKLCPNCKLRVSKEEYIRNFNTKHINIKQIELLRDIDYVFTHSLEGCSYCRNTGYVSRTVVAEVLDVDDFIKELIDNNASILDIRNRAIQNGFRSMVKSGIELMTKGVTSIDELFKVFGSQMYTINY; via the coding sequence ATGATTGCTCAAGGAAGTGAGAAAACAAAAATAGATTTATTTTTAGAAAACCTGATTAATTTTGGTCAAGGTGAGGTTAGTGAAAACTTAATAGTTCAGAACAGACTAAATGAAAAATCATTTACTAATATTATTTCTATATTATTAGAATATAAAGTACCAAAATTTTTAATTAATAAAACTTTAGCTTATACTTATAATACTTTATATATTAATGATTCTTTATTAAGTACAGATTTAATAGATGTTGATTTGTTTAACAATGAAGATTTAAATAAACAATTAAACGCATTAAATGTGTTGCCTATAAATAAAGAAAAATTAAAACAATTGTTAGATTTTGGGAAAATTGATACTAATATAAGTAAAGATTTTTTACATGATAAAATTAATACAAGTAAATATATTATAGCAGTAAGTTATAATGTTTTATATAATTTACATATTTTAGGTAAAATAAAAACAATTTTAAAGAGTAATGATATATTTTTTGTTTTGGTTAATGGGGATTTAATTCCTCGTTTTTACACGGAACAGTCAGACTCAAATAAATTGGTTGATAACTTTTTAAATATTAGAGATATATTAAATAAACTATTAAATGCTGCTATTTATGAATATAATGCTTCTGATATACATTTTGAACCTAGCAAAGACAGAGTTAGTATAAGGTTTAGGGTTGATGGTTCTTTAGTCAAATATACAGAATGGACTATTTCTACTTATTCTCAAATTGCCAGAATCCTATTTTTAGAAGCTCAATTATCATATGATAAAGATACTGAAATACAAGATGCAAAAATTATGTATACAGAAGATACCACTGGAAAAACTCATGATATTCGTTTTTCATCAGTGCCAACACCTTATGGTCCTACAATTGTTTTAAGGTTATATTCGTCAAATGGTACAGATGTACTTAATTTAAAAGATTTAGGTTTTTTACAATATGAATTGGATAAAATAGTTAAATTGATTAACAACCCATATGGAATTATTTTTGTTACTGGTGCTACAGGTTCTGGTAAATCAACAACTCTTTATTCTATTTTAACTGATTTAGGTAGGGATATTTCAAAGAAAATTTTGAGTATAGAAGATCCTATAGAAGTAGATATTCCGACAATACAACAAGTCGAATATGATCCACATTTTAAAGTTACATTTGCAACAGCTATAAAAGCTTTTCTTCGTCAGGACCCTGACATTATAATGGTTGGTGAAATTAGGGATTTAGATACAGCAAAAGAAGCAGTTACAGCTGCAATTACAGGACACTTAGTATTTTCAACGTTACATACTAACACTGCTATAGATGCTATAATGAGGTTAAGGTCCCTAGGTTTAGAAAACTGGCAAATATCTTCTTCTTTATTAGGTGTAATTGGACAAAGATTGGTTAAAAAATTATGTCCTAACTGCAAATTAAGAGTTTCGAAAGAGGAATATATAAGAAATTTTAATACTAAACATATTAATATAAAACAAATAGAACTATTAAGAGATATAGATTATGTATTTACACATTCTTTAGAGGGGTGTTCATATTGTAGAAATACTGGTTATGTAAGCAGAACAGTAGTAGCTGAAGTATTAGATGTAGATGATTTTATAAAAGAGTTAATTGATAATAATGCTTCTATATTAGACATAAGAAACAGAGCTATTCAAAATGGTTTTAGAAGTATGGTTAAATCAGGAATAGAGTTAATGACAAAAGGTGTAACATCAATTGATGAATTATTTAAAGTGTTTGGTTCCCAGATGTATACTATTAATTATTAA
- a CDS encoding type II secretion system F family protein: protein MIENLLKDLGIANVKRKLKLEELYEFFNFLNSLMALGYGMETSINFILSSLDKKQAYLKQVFTELKLYLSRGQALSDFIDKTNYIDKSYLPLILTGEKTGTLALPKNNREPGQQSIFEIIINDLKEKIELYKKVKSAMTYPIIIITVLFLLIIALTYKILPQIMKTLMDMAGGDVSKFPPQTYYMYKYLEFMKAHGTEVWIGFAGVIGSIVYLFKSGKIFEYLQDNFFKIPIIGNIYKLKFYMSFFDNLNTFYSVGYDTVTALKFLKQNEKNVFLRKYYTDAVFKLEQGLPLHKILDPRLFEHIAITLVKQGEKGNLGEQFKYLIEHYKDKLLKTFEQVQSLIQPILLLVVGTLMGSIMVSLVKGIYGFMALLGQ, encoded by the coding sequence GTGATAGAAAATTTGCTAAAAGATTTAGGAATAGCAAATGTTAAAAGGAAATTGAAATTAGAAGAATTATATGAATTTTTTAATTTTTTAAATAGTTTAATGGCTTTAGGTTATGGTATGGAAACATCTATAAATTTTATATTAAGTAGTTTAGACAAAAAACAAGCTTATTTGAAACAGGTATTTACTGAATTAAAGTTATATTTGAGTCGAGGTCAAGCTTTAAGTGATTTTATAGATAAAACTAATTATATAGATAAATCTTATTTACCTTTGATACTTACTGGAGAAAAAACAGGTACATTAGCTTTACCTAAAAATAACAGAGAACCAGGGCAACAATCTATTTTTGAAATTATAATTAATGATTTAAAAGAAAAAATTGAATTATATAAAAAAGTAAAATCTGCTATGACTTATCCAATAATTATTATTACAGTTTTATTTTTATTGATTATAGCTTTAACTTATAAAATTTTACCTCAAATTATGAAAACATTAATGGATATGGCTGGTGGAGATGTTTCTAAGTTTCCGCCTCAGACTTATTATATGTATAAATACCTTGAATTTATGAAGGCACATGGTACTGAAGTTTGGATTGGCTTTGCTGGTGTTATTGGTAGTATAGTTTATTTATTCAAATCAGGTAAAATATTTGAATACCTACAGGATAATTTTTTTAAAATACCAATAATAGGAAATATATATAAATTAAAATTTTATATGTCATTTTTTGATAATTTAAATACATTTTATTCTGTTGGTTATGATACTGTTACTGCGTTGAAATTTCTGAAACAAAATGAAAAAAATGTATTTTTAAGAAAATATTATACTGATGCAGTTTTTAAACTAGAGCAAGGTTTACCTTTACATAAAATATTAGACCCAAGATTATTTGAACATATAGCAATAACATTAGTAAAACAAGGTGAAAAAGGTAATTTAGGAGAACAATTCAAATATTTAATTGAACATTATAAAGATAAATTATTAAAAACTTTTGAACAGGTTCAGAGTCTTATTCAGCCTATATTATTGTTAGTAGTTGGTACTTTAATGGGTAGTATTATGGTAAGTTTAGTAAAAGGTATTTATGGATTTATGGCTTTACTTGGGCAATAA
- a CDS encoding type IV secretory system conjugative DNA transfer family protein has translation MAKKNRNFDPEERVKQTYEREVKKLRYKLKGQEKRLYFFLLYVVLLSSLASFLFFTVLLSFVFVALIPFIVKKIAQIDYSPVELLGVPDMPWYLRIGEDEFELPVAFPDNEIKRHMLCPGTTGSGKTSSIMYLCKNQIERGGGVLMVDGKSENPTWMDFYSLAKIYNRDDEIFLLSFKSGAFASSSTWNFLMEGSSPEIADMIINLAIGDTSSAGDNKVFMMRAMNLIKVALSALTYLRDVKGEVITLDDLIEIIHLEALIAVASPSIEQIPESSKQYAKYWIPNDYIEKGLTVPAKIPVITYLKSIGGDLDINRPLELDKMDRQLVESMKRQHSYAEMQFTEALNDFSNIYGKVFKAKYSDVFLSDIIKNNNLLYVLVPSLEKGEETKRSIGMMVVTAIRIACAKMLGDSPEGLREQLKKEELRKRARPAFLVILDEYGSYKTPGLNDIAAQARSLGISLLIAVQEFASLEVKGDAEQKNRILGNTVIKLVLRLEDSKTIKEIIEAAGKEVMMVEQSKQESNIRILDNVATKYREYSLREVDKLKVEDLRQLHDGYGYIMYNEKIRKIRTGYVKPKHPATFRLPKMTPKILLKNVIYNEFHINNYKDVDLLSIENLSLQNLKESNDINTIKDEDPKNTPFSRIRNIKNRNRGRRTNVI, from the coding sequence TTGGCTAAAAAAAATCGTAACTTTGATCCAGAAGAACGTGTAAAACAAACTTACGAAAGAGAAGTTAAGAAGTTACGTTATAAACTTAAAGGTCAGGAGAAAAGGCTTTATTTCTTTTTATTATATGTTGTTTTATTATCTTCATTAGCATCATTTTTATTTTTTACTGTATTATTAAGTTTTGTATTTGTTGCACTTATACCTTTTATTGTTAAAAAAATTGCACAAATTGATTATAGTCCGGTAGAATTATTAGGTGTTCCTGATATGCCTTGGTATTTAAGAATAGGAGAGGATGAATTTGAATTACCTGTAGCATTTCCTGATAATGAGATTAAGAGACACATGTTATGTCCTGGTACAACTGGTTCCGGTAAAACATCAAGTATTATGTATTTATGTAAAAATCAGATAGAGCGTGGTGGTGGGGTTTTAATGGTTGATGGTAAATCTGAAAACCCTACATGGATGGATTTTTATAGTTTAGCTAAAATATATAATAGAGATGATGAAATCTTTTTGTTATCATTTAAATCTGGTGCTTTTGCATCTTCATCTACCTGGAATTTTCTAATGGAAGGTAGCTCACCTGAAATTGCTGATATGATTATAAACCTTGCTATTGGTGATACGTCGAGTGCAGGTGATAACAAAGTATTTATGATGAGAGCTATGAACTTAATTAAGGTTGCTTTATCGGCCTTAACCTATTTAAGAGATGTGAAAGGTGAAGTTATTACTTTGGATGATTTAATAGAAATTATACACTTAGAAGCTTTAATAGCTGTAGCTTCTCCTTCTATAGAACAGATACCTGAATCAAGTAAACAATATGCAAAATATTGGATACCTAATGATTACATAGAGAAAGGTTTAACTGTTCCAGCTAAAATACCTGTTATTACATATTTAAAGTCTATTGGGGGTGATTTAGATATTAATCGTCCACTTGAATTAGATAAAATGGATAGGCAATTAGTTGAAAGTATGAAAAGACAGCATTCTTATGCTGAAATGCAGTTTACAGAAGCACTTAACGATTTTTCTAACATTTATGGTAAAGTGTTTAAAGCTAAATATTCAGATGTATTTTTAAGTGATATTATTAAAAATAATAATTTATTATATGTATTAGTTCCATCTCTTGAAAAAGGTGAAGAAACAAAACGTTCAATAGGTATGATGGTTGTAACTGCGATAAGAATTGCATGTGCTAAGATGCTTGGGGATTCACCAGAAGGTTTAAGAGAACAATTAAAAAAAGAGGAATTAAGAAAAAGAGCAAGACCTGCATTTCTTGTTATATTAGATGAGTATGGTAGTTATAAGACACCTGGTTTAAATGATATTGCAGCTCAAGCAAGGTCTTTAGGAATTTCGCTTTTAATTGCTGTTCAGGAGTTTGCATCACTTGAAGTAAAAGGTGATGCTGAACAAAAGAACAGAATATTAGGTAACACAGTTATTAAGTTAGTGCTTAGATTAGAAGATAGTAAAACTATAAAAGAAATTATAGAAGCTGCTGGTAAAGAAGTAATGATGGTAGAACAGAGTAAACAAGAATCCAATATTAGAATATTAGATAATGTAGCAACAAAATATCGTGAATATAGTTTAAGGGAAGTTGATAAATTAAAAGTAGAAGATTTAAGACAATTGCATGATGGTTATGGTTATATCATGTATAATGAAAAGATTCGAAAAATAAGAACAGGTTATGTAAAACCTAAACATCCTGCTACATTTAGATTACCTAAAATGACACCTAAGATTTTATTAAAAAATGTAATTTATAATGAATTTCATATTAATAATTATAAAGATGTGGATTTATTATCTATTGAAAATTTATCATTACAAAATTTGAAAGAATCTAATGATATAAATACTATAAAAGATGAAGATCCTAAAAATACTCCTTTTAGTCGTATACGTAATATAAAAAACAGAAACCGTGGTCGTAGAACTAATGTTATATAA
- a CDS encoding competence type IV pilus major pilin ComGC, whose amino-acid sequence MLYKKNNNRFIRNNICINKNINNKISNNRGYTFIELIIVLTILAILIGTIMGSYHERKMIAICNAVTKELENFAEASLMFYSQKGRGPNNASELYGTYLKKVGNTNVSGKSYIVSSSGDVITITTDVPSGVGTCVQNNTRLSTQVTALSGVDRITLTINGVLGKYYFDNNADWSNYEKTIIYREIYNFTTDTNTNY is encoded by the coding sequence ATGTTATATAAGAAAAACAATAATAGATTTATTAGAAATAATATATGTATAAATAAGAATATTAATAATAAAATTAGCAATAACAGAGGCTATACATTTATTGAATTAATTATAGTTTTAACAATTTTAGCTATTTTAATTGGTACGATAATGGGTTCGTATCATGAAAGAAAAATGATAGCAATATGCAATGCAGTAACAAAAGAATTAGAAAATTTTGCTGAAGCATCATTAATGTTTTATTCTCAAAAGGGTAGGGGTCCAAATAATGCTTCTGAATTATATGGCACTTATTTAAAAAAAGTAGGTAATACAAATGTAAGTGGTAAAAGTTATATAGTATCTTCATCTGGTGATGTAATTACTATAACAACTGATGTCCCATCTGGAGTTGGTACATGTGTACAAAATAATACAAGATTAAGTACTCAAGTAACTGCTTTAAGTGGTGTAGATAGGATTACGTTAACAATTAATGGTGTTTTGGGAAAGTATTACTTTGATAATAACGCTGATTGGAGTAATTACGAAAAAACTATTATATATAGAGAGATATATAATTTTACAACTGATACAAATACAAATTATTAA
- a CDS encoding PilZ domain-containing protein, with translation MIGFLKSIFNNQKDKEKIKYQIKNDNLIKKVIKERRREPRIKYKDDVIIKVYDNVIHCNSFDISYHGMGITLDSELNAAFFHVNQMVMIKLDSYKEYMHGEIKYIISNDESLCIGVHLLNPTSEHIGFVKKLENK, from the coding sequence ATGATTGGATTTTTAAAAAGTATTTTTAATAATCAAAAAGATAAAGAAAAAATAAAATATCAAATTAAGAATGATAATTTAATAAAAAAAGTTATTAAAGAAAGAAGAAGAGAACCAAGAATTAAGTACAAAGATGATGTAATAATTAAAGTTTATGATAATGTTATTCATTGTAATAGTTTTGATATTAGTTATCACGGAATGGGTATAACATTAGATTCAGAATTAAATGCAGCCTTTTTTCATGTTAATCAAATGGTTATGATTAAATTAGATTCTTATAAAGAATATATGCATGGAGAAATTAAGTATATTATTAGTAATGATGAATCATTATGTATAGGAGTTCATTTATTAAATCCTACAAGCGAGCATATAGGTTTTGTAAAAAAACTAGAAAATAAATAA